One part of the Alistipes onderdonkii genome encodes these proteins:
- a CDS encoding BlaI/MecI/CopY family transcriptional regulator: MDKKLTELTRGEEEIMQILWRLGDAVVNEIIAQTKEPRPKYTTVATFLKILENKGFVNHTPEGKSHRYYPAVSREEYARGVMSSVLSSYFDGSLAQMVSFFSRHEDISVTEMEEILQIMQNARK; the protein is encoded by the coding sequence ATGGATAAGAAATTAACGGAACTCACACGCGGCGAAGAGGAGATCATGCAGATACTCTGGAGGCTGGGCGATGCGGTGGTCAACGAAATCATCGCCCAGACAAAAGAACCCCGCCCGAAATACACCACGGTCGCAACCTTCCTCAAAATCCTCGAAAACAAAGGTTTCGTCAACCACACGCCCGAGGGCAAAAGCCACCGCTACTATCCGGCCGTAAGCCGCGAAGAGTACGCACGCGGGGTCATGTCGTCGGTACTGTCGTCCTATTTCGACGGCTCGCTGGCACAGATGGTTTCGTTCTTCTCGCGCCATGAGGACATCTCGGTCACGGAGATGGAGGAGATTCTCCAAATCATGCAGAACGCCCGCAAATAA